In the Parasteatoda tepidariorum isolate YZ-2023 chromosome 3, CAS_Ptep_4.0, whole genome shotgun sequence genome, one interval contains:
- the LOC107449369 gene encoding zinc finger C4H2 domain-containing protein isoform X1, which translates to MKMDEDATVMGKLECLKEIRTRTIQMEKLKSRLRQEIEATESEEKCLMEYRHEMELLLQEKMAHVEELRQIHADINVMENVIKQSEEDRNKHLENAKQLHHEYKPVKEIVDSLRHEIGLSKLLELHEEDENFKPEFFEKQKTEWQSEIPEQALPSSLTASASTQQLQAGRSKPLQDRPQPAAFRQQPPPMKSCLSCHQQIHRNAPICPLCKAKSRSRNPKKPKRKLDD; encoded by the exons atgaagatggaCGAAGACGCGACTGTCATGGGTAAACTTGAGTGTCTTAAAGAAATTAG AACTCGGACTATTCAAATGGAAAAACTGAAATCTCGATTGAGGCAAGAAATTGAAGCGACTGAAAGTGAAGAGAAATGTTTGATGGAATATCGTCATGAAATGGAATTGCTTCTACAGGAAAAAATGGCTCATGTTGAAGAATTACGACAAATTCATGCTGACATTAATGTG ATGGAGAATGTCATTAAACAATCAGAAGAAGATCGTAACAAGCATTTGGAAAATGCTAAGCAACTTCATCATGAATACAAGCCTGTCAAAGAAATCGTCGATTCTCTGAGGCATGAAATTGGTCTCTCTAAATTACTCGAATTACACGAGGAAGATGAAAATTTCAAACCAGA GTTTTTTGAAAAGCAGAAGACTGAATGGCAGAGTGAAATTCCAGAACAAGCATTACCATCGTCTTTAACAGCCAGTGCTTCTACCCAACAACTGCAAGCTGGTCGCAGCAAACCTCTGCAAGATCGTCCTCAGCCTGCAGCTTTTCGACAACAGCCACCCCCTATGAAg tcttGTTTGTCATGCCATCAACAAATCCATCGTAATGCTCCCATTTGTCCTCTTTGTAAGGCTAAAAGTCGTTCACGCAATCCTAAGAAGCCAAAAAGAAAACTGGACGATTGA
- the LOC107449369 gene encoding zinc finger C4H2 domain-containing protein isoform X2: MEKLKSRLRQEIEATESEEKCLMEYRHEMELLLQEKMAHVEELRQIHADINVMENVIKQSEEDRNKHLENAKQLHHEYKPVKEIVDSLRHEIGLSKLLELHEEDENFKPEFFEKQKTEWQSEIPEQALPSSLTASASTQQLQAGRSKPLQDRPQPAAFRQQPPPMKSCLSCHQQIHRNAPICPLCKAKSRSRNPKKPKRKLDD; this comes from the exons ATGGAAAAACTGAAATCTCGATTGAGGCAAGAAATTGAAGCGACTGAAAGTGAAGAGAAATGTTTGATGGAATATCGTCATGAAATGGAATTGCTTCTACAGGAAAAAATGGCTCATGTTGAAGAATTACGACAAATTCATGCTGACATTAATGTG ATGGAGAATGTCATTAAACAATCAGAAGAAGATCGTAACAAGCATTTGGAAAATGCTAAGCAACTTCATCATGAATACAAGCCTGTCAAAGAAATCGTCGATTCTCTGAGGCATGAAATTGGTCTCTCTAAATTACTCGAATTACACGAGGAAGATGAAAATTTCAAACCAGA GTTTTTTGAAAAGCAGAAGACTGAATGGCAGAGTGAAATTCCAGAACAAGCATTACCATCGTCTTTAACAGCCAGTGCTTCTACCCAACAACTGCAAGCTGGTCGCAGCAAACCTCTGCAAGATCGTCCTCAGCCTGCAGCTTTTCGACAACAGCCACCCCCTATGAAg tcttGTTTGTCATGCCATCAACAAATCCATCGTAATGCTCCCATTTGTCCTCTTTGTAAGGCTAAAAGTCGTTCACGCAATCCTAAGAAGCCAAAAAGAAAACTGGACGATTGA